In Thermococcus thioreducens, a genomic segment contains:
- a CDS encoding RNA-guided endonuclease InsQ/TnpB family protein codes for MKRSVTVKLQPSKEQAKILSELADLGAKVWNRVNYLRRHQYFQEQIVDFNGTEKTVYEEFKKEIGSATVQQICRKNAEAWRSFFSLLRKKRNGELPSWLKPKPPNYLKEDGRRKPLIVLRNDQYRIEGNRLTLKGLGKFKKLEVQFKGRIHLKGKQGRLEITYDPVKRKWYAHISLTVEEKLEGGEWVKVPKEPLGNLSAGIDLGVNNLMAVYVENGESFLVNGRPLKSIDFYWRKKIAEHQSKLNKSGAKTSRKLRRMHEKAKLQAKHYINTAVRQTIKKLYELGVSRIVVGYPKGIARNSDKGRRQNFLLSHVWRFNTVIRRLTEVAEEYGIVVEVVNEAFTSKTCPVCGKPHEGARFVRGLFKCPATGLVFNSDLVGAFNILKKAVRTITPNLGGLYAHGRGNWPEARPEGFEEPFSRVPLMRTPQTSPPLS; via the coding sequence ATGAAGCGTTCAGTAACGGTTAAACTCCAGCCGAGCAAGGAGCAGGCAAAAATCCTTTCCGAATTAGCCGACTTAGGAGCAAAAGTCTGGAACAGGGTAAACTACTTGAGACGACACCAATACTTCCAAGAGCAAATCGTGGACTTCAACGGCACGGAGAAAACCGTTTATGAAGAATTCAAAAAGGAAATCGGCTCTGCAACCGTCCAACAAATCTGCCGGAAGAACGCAGAAGCGTGGCGTTCATTCTTCTCCCTCCTTCGAAAGAAGCGGAATGGAGAGCTACCCTCTTGGTTAAAACCAAAACCACCAAACTATCTGAAAGAAGACGGGAGAAGAAAACCCTTAATCGTTTTGAGAAACGACCAGTATCGGATTGAGGGGAACAGGTTAACCCTCAAAGGCCTTGGTAAGTTCAAAAAACTCGAAGTTCAGTTCAAGGGCAGAATCCACTTGAAGGGCAAGCAAGGGCGCTTAGAAATCACTTACGACCCGGTAAAGCGGAAGTGGTACGCGCACATTAGCCTTACAGTGGAGGAAAAACTTGAGGGCGGGGAATGGGTTAAAGTTCCAAAAGAACCATTAGGTAACCTTTCCGCCGGAATTGACCTGGGAGTGAACAATCTAATGGCCGTTTACGTGGAGAACGGCGAAAGCTTTCTCGTGAACGGGAGGCCATTGAAGAGCATTGATTTTTACTGGAGGAAGAAGATTGCAGAGCATCAGTCAAAACTCAACAAGTCTGGAGCTAAAACGAGCAGAAAACTCAGGAGAATGCATGAGAAGGCGAAACTTCAGGCAAAGCATTACATCAATACCGCTGTGAGGCAAACGATTAAAAAACTTTATGAACTCGGTGTTTCGAGGATTGTTGTTGGTTATCCGAAGGGAATCGCCAGAAACTCCGATAAGGGGAGAAGGCAGAATTTCCTCCTTTCTCACGTGTGGCGGTTCAATACGGTTATCAGGCGCTTAACCGAGGTTGCTGAAGAGTATGGTATTGTTGTTGAAGTCGTGAATGAGGCTTTCACTTCTAAGACTTGCCCCGTTTGCGGGAAGCCCCATGAGGGGGCTCGCTTTGTTCGTGGTTTGTTTAAGTGTCCCGCGACGGGGCTTGTTTTTAATTCCGATCTCGTTGGAGCGTTTAACATTTTGAAGAAGGCTGTCAGGACGATAACCCCGAACTTGGGTGGGCTTTATGCCCACGGGAGGGGTAATTGGCCGGAGGCCCGGCCAGAGGGATTCGAAGAACCCTTTTCAAGGGTCCCCCTGATGAGAACCCCTCAAACCTCCCCGCCTTTGAGTTAG
- the taw22 gene encoding tRNA (guanine(37)-N1)/4-demethylwyosine(37)-methyltransferase Taw22 — translation MPAVKVPRREAEPVKRKLKKLGLYDGRRRPRRENGYVLLPVISDPRIEGLGYEVLRVELPLRPERQIYKNLESVLAERMSREELKHLRRYDVIGDIAVIQIPEELEHRVEDIVWGLRKVHPFLKVIARKGFHEGAFRIRDYSIIWGEERLETVHKENGVRIKVDLSKVFFNPRMKGERYRLAHLVRDGERILIPFAGVLPYALVIAGYRKVKITAVELNREAYELGLENIELNRERLRGEIEFIHGDVFEVLPELPSYDRVISPTPRGVDALALTLSKAEKWLHYYDFVHEGEIKRFRARILDECLKLGRDCSVRVKKVSDFKPHVFKVCADIELKEG, via the coding sequence TTGCCTGCGGTAAAGGTTCCTAGGCGGGAGGCAGAACCCGTCAAGAGAAAGCTGAAGAAGCTCGGCCTCTACGACGGCAGGAGGAGGCCGAGGAGGGAAAACGGGTACGTTCTCCTCCCGGTTATCAGTGACCCCCGTATTGAGGGACTCGGCTACGAGGTTCTCCGGGTGGAGCTCCCGCTCAGGCCGGAGAGGCAGATATACAAGAACCTCGAAAGCGTTTTGGCCGAGAGGATGAGCAGAGAAGAGCTGAAGCACCTGAGACGGTACGACGTGATAGGCGACATAGCGGTCATCCAGATTCCAGAAGAGCTTGAGCACCGCGTTGAAGACATAGTCTGGGGCCTGAGGAAGGTTCACCCGTTTCTGAAGGTGATAGCGAGAAAGGGCTTCCACGAGGGGGCCTTCAGGATAAGGGACTACTCAATAATCTGGGGCGAGGAGAGGCTGGAAACGGTTCACAAGGAGAACGGCGTTCGGATAAAGGTTGACCTCTCGAAGGTCTTCTTCAACCCGAGAATGAAGGGAGAGCGGTACAGATTGGCTCATCTCGTCCGCGATGGTGAGAGAATTCTCATTCCCTTCGCCGGCGTTCTGCCGTATGCGCTCGTGATAGCGGGGTACAGGAAGGTCAAGATAACCGCCGTTGAGCTGAACAGGGAGGCCTACGAGCTCGGCCTTGAGAACATCGAACTGAACCGAGAAAGGCTGAGGGGCGAGATAGAGTTCATTCACGGCGATGTCTTCGAGGTTCTCCCGGAGCTCCCGAGCTATGACCGCGTGATAAGCCCGACGCCGAGGGGCGTTGATGCACTGGCTTTGACTCTCTCCAAGGCCGAGAAATGGCTCCACTACTACGACTTCGTCCATGAGGGGGAGATTAAGAGGTTCCGGGCAAGAATCCTCGACGAGTGCCTTAAGCTTGGAAGGGACTGCTCGGTGAGGGTGAAGAAGGTGAGCGACTTTAAGCCACATGTATTTAAGGTGTGCGCCGATATCGAATTAAAAGAGGGATAA
- a CDS encoding replication factor C large subunit produces MTEMPWVEKYRPRRLAELINQTKALGQVKAWIEAWLQGSPPKKKALILAGPPGTGKTATVYAIAREYGFEIIELNASDERTFEKVERYVQAAYTLDILGKRRKLIFLDEADNMEPSGAREIAKLIDRARNPIIMSANHYWEVPREVRNKAQIVEYKRLTQRDIIKGLVRILHAEGLTVPKEVLYEIAKRANGDLRAAINDLQTVVSGGVEDAVDVLAYRDTEKSVFQALAQLFATDNAKKAKLVVLGVDMFPHELLQWIDENLPYVYYKPEDIARAYDALSRADIYLGRAQRTGNYGLWKYATDMMTAGVAVAGVKRKGFVRIYPPRIIKLLTESKAERGLRDSVLKKIMKEMHMAKLEALETLNVLKAIFEYNPEVAAHFVVYLDLDLKEVEFIVGDKEKAKTIWGKSMNIEKKLKERGELEEHVRVAAEMGGEEIEGEKGAEEEVEEEISEEELQKAEEEMEAVGESGGKVDKPKKKGKQATLFDFLGKK; encoded by the coding sequence ATGACGGAGATGCCCTGGGTTGAGAAGTACCGGCCGAGGCGCCTGGCGGAGCTGATAAACCAGACCAAGGCCCTGGGACAGGTGAAGGCATGGATAGAGGCGTGGCTCCAGGGCAGTCCGCCAAAGAAGAAGGCGCTGATCCTGGCCGGCCCTCCTGGAACAGGTAAGACGGCGACGGTTTATGCTATAGCCAGGGAGTACGGCTTCGAAATAATCGAGCTCAACGCCAGCGACGAAAGAACCTTTGAGAAGGTGGAGCGCTACGTTCAGGCCGCATACACCCTCGACATACTGGGGAAGCGGAGGAAGCTCATATTCCTCGACGAGGCCGACAACATGGAGCCGAGCGGCGCTCGCGAAATAGCGAAGCTGATAGACCGGGCAAGGAACCCAATAATAATGAGCGCCAACCACTACTGGGAGGTTCCGAGGGAGGTAAGGAACAAGGCCCAAATCGTTGAATACAAGCGCCTGACCCAGAGGGACATCATAAAGGGGCTCGTGAGGATCCTCCACGCGGAGGGCTTAACCGTTCCGAAGGAGGTGCTCTACGAGATAGCCAAGCGCGCCAACGGCGATCTTCGCGCAGCGATCAACGACCTCCAGACGGTTGTGTCCGGCGGGGTGGAGGATGCGGTTGATGTCCTCGCCTACCGCGACACGGAAAAGAGCGTCTTCCAGGCTTTGGCCCAGCTGTTCGCAACCGACAACGCCAAGAAGGCCAAGCTGGTCGTCCTCGGAGTTGACATGTTCCCCCACGAGCTCCTCCAGTGGATAGACGAGAACCTCCCCTACGTATACTACAAGCCTGAGGACATAGCTCGTGCCTACGATGCTCTTAGCAGGGCTGACATATACCTCGGCAGGGCTCAGAGAACGGGGAACTACGGCCTCTGGAAGTACGCCACGGATATGATGACGGCTGGAGTTGCCGTTGCTGGCGTTAAGAGGAAGGGCTTCGTGAGGATTTACCCGCCCAGGATCATAAAGCTCCTCACCGAGAGCAAGGCCGAAAGGGGACTGAGGGACTCGGTGCTCAAGAAGATAATGAAGGAGATGCACATGGCGAAGCTCGAAGCCCTGGAGACCCTCAACGTTCTGAAGGCGATATTCGAGTACAACCCGGAGGTGGCGGCGCACTTCGTCGTCTACCTCGACCTTGACCTCAAGGAGGTCGAGTTCATAGTTGGCGATAAAGAGAAGGCTAAGACCATATGGGGCAAGAGCATGAACATCGAAAAGAAGCTCAAGGAGCGCGGTGAGCTTGAGGAGCACGTGAGGGTCGCCGCTGAGATGGGAGGAGAAGAAATTGAGGGGGAGAAAGGAGCCGAAGAAGAGGTGGAGGAAGAGATAAGCGAGGAGGAGCTCCAGAAGGCCGAGGAGGAAATGGAAGCCGTCGGGGAAAGCGGGGGGAAGGTAGACAAGCCCAAGAAGAAGGGCAAGCAGGCGACGCTGTTCGACTTCCTCGGGAAGAAGTGA
- a CDS encoding AAA family ATPase: MPEEVKEVKILEKPWVEKYRPQRLDDIVGQDHIVKRLKHYVKTGSMPHLLFAGPPGVGKTTAALALARELFGEGWRHNFLELNASDERGINVIREKVKEFARTKPIGGASFKIIFLDEADALTQDAQQALRRTMEMFSNNVRFILSCVTGDTKIYTPDEREVKIRDFLRHFEEGLLKEVGNRAGRDTVVAAVAFNSKIIGHPVYRLTLESGRVIEATGDHMFLTPEGWVQTYDLKEGSEVLVKPTLEGTPYEPDPRPIIDLREFYRFLERIEREHGLKPLGEAKTFRELLTRDKERILAKVLELKAEMENGLTAREAEILGRIPRDWISREELQEKVSLSRVRLNQLLLSLEKKGYVERMIEGKKQLIRKVREGKPLRNAMDVKRIIEEEFGIKISYSAVRRLLNGELNGIAYSVLKEVKEKWLVRYDDEKTGILARVLGFLLGDGHLAKKGVRIWFNSSREELEALAEDLRRLGLKPSQIIERETDSEIRGRKVEGRIHMLYVDSSAFHALMRFWGVKVGNKTVKGYTVPEWIKRGNLFIKREFLRGLFGADGTKPNGRRYNFNGIKLEMRATKESLEKTTEFFNDLAELLREFDVESKIVVSPADGKFVVRLIITTNDVNYLNFLTRVGYAYVKDSHARLVGEYLRIKLAYKELILPEIAERAVELATATNPTQAAKVLGVKRDFVLNRIRGVPTGLTRDFMTFEEFLSERTLGDYVVEKVIKKEELGYLDVYDVTCAKDHSFISNGLVSHNCNYSSKIIEPIQSRCAIFRFRPLRDEDIARRIELIAENEGLELTEEGLQALLYVAEGDLRRAINVLQAAAALDTKITDENVFLVASRARPEDVRQMMALALEGNFLKAREKLREILLKQGLSGEDVLIQMHKEVFNLTIPEDKKVALADKIGEYNFRLVEGANEMIQLEALLAQFTLMGK; this comes from the coding sequence ATGCCGGAGGAAGTTAAGGAGGTTAAAATCCTCGAAAAGCCGTGGGTTGAGAAGTACAGGCCACAGAGGCTCGATGATATAGTCGGTCAGGATCACATAGTCAAGAGGCTCAAGCACTACGTTAAAACCGGTTCCATGCCGCACCTTTTATTTGCCGGGCCGCCCGGCGTCGGGAAGACGACGGCCGCTCTGGCCCTCGCGAGGGAGCTCTTTGGCGAGGGCTGGAGGCACAACTTCCTTGAACTGAACGCGAGCGACGAGCGCGGTATAAACGTCATCCGCGAGAAGGTGAAGGAGTTTGCAAGGACGAAGCCGATAGGTGGTGCAAGCTTCAAGATAATCTTCCTCGATGAGGCAGATGCTCTAACTCAGGACGCCCAGCAAGCTTTAAGAAGAACTATGGAGATGTTCTCGAACAACGTGAGGTTTATCCTGAGCTGTGTCACGGGCGATACAAAAATTTACACCCCCGACGAGAGGGAGGTAAAGATCAGGGACTTCCTCAGGCACTTTGAAGAGGGCCTTCTCAAGGAGGTCGGCAACAGAGCCGGAAGAGACACTGTTGTTGCCGCAGTGGCTTTCAATTCGAAGATAATTGGCCACCCAGTTTACAGGCTCACCCTTGAGAGCGGAAGGGTTATCGAGGCGACGGGCGACCACATGTTTCTGACACCAGAAGGCTGGGTTCAGACCTACGACCTCAAGGAGGGCTCGGAGGTTCTCGTTAAGCCCACACTCGAAGGAACTCCCTATGAGCCAGACCCGAGGCCGATAATCGATCTTAGGGAGTTCTATCGCTTCCTTGAGAGAATCGAGCGTGAGCATGGTCTTAAACCTCTCGGCGAGGCAAAAACCTTTCGCGAGCTTCTTACAAGGGACAAGGAGAGAATCCTCGCCAAGGTCCTGGAGCTTAAGGCGGAGATGGAAAACGGCTTAACGGCTAGGGAAGCCGAGATCTTAGGGCGGATTCCGAGGGACTGGATTTCAAGGGAGGAACTTCAGGAGAAGGTCAGTCTTTCGAGGGTGAGATTAAACCAGCTCCTCTTAAGCTTAGAAAAGAAGGGCTACGTCGAGAGAATGATTGAGGGCAAAAAACAGCTAATCAGAAAGGTTCGTGAAGGTAAGCCCCTGAGAAATGCAATGGACGTCAAGAGGATCATTGAGGAGGAGTTTGGAATAAAGATAAGCTACTCCGCGGTTAGGAGGCTCCTCAATGGAGAGCTGAACGGAATCGCCTACAGCGTTCTTAAGGAGGTCAAGGAGAAGTGGCTCGTCCGCTACGACGACGAGAAAACAGGAATCCTTGCAAGGGTTCTCGGCTTCCTCCTCGGCGACGGCCACTTGGCCAAGAAAGGGGTTAGGATATGGTTCAATTCAAGCAGGGAGGAACTTGAGGCCCTTGCCGAAGACCTTAGGAGGCTTGGCTTAAAACCCTCCCAAATAATTGAGAGGGAAACGGACTCCGAAATCCGTGGAAGAAAGGTTGAGGGCAGAATACACATGCTCTACGTTGACAGCTCGGCATTCCACGCACTCATGCGCTTCTGGGGGGTTAAAGTTGGGAACAAAACTGTCAAGGGTTACACAGTCCCGGAGTGGATAAAGAGGGGCAACCTCTTCATCAAGAGGGAGTTCCTGAGGGGGCTCTTCGGAGCGGACGGAACGAAGCCGAACGGGAGGCGCTACAACTTTAACGGGATAAAACTTGAGATGCGCGCAACAAAGGAGAGCCTTGAAAAAACCACCGAGTTCTTCAACGATTTGGCAGAGCTCCTCAGGGAGTTTGATGTGGAGTCGAAGATAGTGGTTTCCCCCGCCGATGGGAAGTTCGTCGTCCGTCTCATAATTACAACCAACGATGTCAATTATCTCAACTTCCTCACGAGGGTTGGCTACGCCTACGTCAAAGATTCCCACGCGAGGCTCGTTGGGGAGTACCTCAGGATTAAGTTAGCCTACAAGGAACTCATTCTTCCGGAGATTGCTGAGAGAGCCGTTGAACTTGCCACTGCCACAAATCCCACTCAGGCAGCGAAGGTTTTGGGCGTGAAGAGGGACTTCGTGCTCAACAGGATTAGGGGTGTTCCAACAGGATTAACCAGGGACTTCATGACCTTTGAGGAGTTCCTGAGTGAAAGAACGCTCGGTGATTACGTCGTCGAAAAGGTCATCAAGAAGGAAGAACTCGGCTACCTCGACGTATACGACGTTACCTGCGCTAAAGACCACAGCTTCATCTCCAACGGTCTGGTAAGCCACAACTGCAACTACTCCTCAAAGATAATCGAGCCGATACAGTCGAGGTGTGCCATCTTCCGCTTCAGGCCGCTGAGGGACGAGGACATAGCGAGGCGCATAGAGCTCATAGCCGAGAACGAGGGGCTTGAGCTGACGGAGGAGGGCCTTCAGGCGCTCCTCTACGTCGCTGAAGGTGACCTCAGAAGGGCCATAAACGTCCTGCAGGCTGCAGCGGCCCTCGACACCAAGATAACCGATGAGAACGTCTTCCTCGTTGCTAGCAGGGCCCGTCCGGAGGACGTCAGACAGATGATGGCCTTGGCCTTGGAGGGCAACTTCCTCAAGGCCAGGGAGAAGCTCAGGGAGATACTCCTCAAGCAGGGCCTGAGCGGCGAGGATGTTCTCATCCAGATGCACAAGGAGGTCTTCAACCTGACGATACCTGAGGACAAGAAGGTGGCATTGGCGGATAAGATAGGCGAGTACAACTTCCGCCTCGTTGAAGGCGCCAACGAGATGATACAGCTCGAAGCTCTACTCGCCCAGTTCACCCTGATGGGTAAGTGA
- a CDS encoding glycine C-acetyltransferase produces the protein MAKLDWIREELNELKEKGLYVTIRKLESAQGPWVVVDGKRVLNMCSNNYLGLAAHPKIKEAAIRAILDYGVGAGAVRTIAGTMELHVELEEKLAKFKKREAAILFQSGYNANLGAISALITKKDDGVFVSEELNHASIIDGMRLSGAPKVIYKHLDMDDLKKKLEEVKDRKKKLIVTDGVFSMDGDLAPLPEIADLAEEYDAMVYVDDAHGEGVLGEHGRGIVDHYKLHDRIDFEMGTLSKAFGVIGGYVAGPEEAIEYLRQRGRPFLFSSAPNPPDVAAAIAAVEILQHSDELVKKLWENTHFLQNGLRELGYDLGNTKHPITPVMLYDEKTAQEFSKRLYDEYNIFAQAIVYPTVPLGTARIRLEPSAAHSKEDLQYVLDAFEDLGKKTGFLK, from the coding sequence ATGGCGAAGCTCGACTGGATTAGGGAAGAGCTCAATGAGCTCAAGGAGAAGGGCCTTTACGTGACCATCAGGAAGCTTGAGAGCGCCCAGGGCCCCTGGGTCGTCGTTGACGGAAAGCGCGTTCTGAACATGTGTTCGAACAACTACCTCGGTTTAGCGGCCCATCCCAAGATAAAGGAGGCCGCCATAAGGGCAATCCTCGACTACGGCGTCGGTGCCGGAGCCGTTAGAACCATTGCAGGGACCATGGAGCTCCACGTCGAGCTTGAGGAGAAGCTCGCCAAGTTCAAGAAGAGGGAAGCGGCGATTCTCTTCCAGAGCGGCTACAACGCAAACCTCGGCGCCATAAGTGCCCTCATCACGAAGAAGGACGACGGCGTCTTCGTCAGTGAGGAGCTCAATCACGCGAGCATCATAGACGGAATGCGCCTAAGCGGCGCGCCGAAGGTCATCTACAAGCACCTCGACATGGACGACCTCAAGAAGAAGCTCGAAGAGGTCAAGGACAGAAAGAAGAAGCTCATCGTTACCGACGGTGTCTTCTCAATGGACGGCGACCTCGCCCCGCTCCCGGAGATAGCCGACCTGGCAGAGGAGTACGACGCGATGGTCTACGTTGACGACGCCCACGGTGAGGGTGTCCTCGGTGAGCACGGAAGGGGTATAGTCGACCACTACAAGCTCCACGACAGGATCGACTTCGAGATGGGAACTCTCAGCAAGGCATTCGGTGTCATAGGCGGCTACGTTGCCGGTCCGGAGGAGGCCATAGAGTACCTCAGGCAGCGCGGAAGACCGTTCCTCTTCTCAAGCGCGCCCAACCCGCCTGACGTTGCGGCGGCGATAGCGGCAGTTGAGATACTCCAGCACAGCGACGAGCTGGTCAAGAAGCTCTGGGAGAACACCCACTTCCTCCAGAACGGGTTGCGCGAGTTAGGCTACGACCTCGGCAACACCAAGCACCCGATTACACCGGTCATGCTCTACGACGAGAAGACCGCCCAGGAGTTCTCAAAGCGCTTATACGACGAGTACAACATCTTCGCGCAGGCAATAGTCTACCCGACCGTCCCGCTCGGAACGGCGAGGATAAGGCTTGAGCCTTCAGCGGCCCACAGCAAGGAGGACCTCCAGTACGTCCTGGATGCCTTCGAGGATCTCGGAAAGAAGACCGGCTTCCTGAAGTGA
- a CDS encoding DUF835 domain-containing protein encodes MWLTKVRDRNAVSPTRLEFLLQTMVDFMRKTDDPKVIFLDGVGYLILENGFVPVFRFLTTLKDYTALYNTVVIVPLREDGLDEKTVNLMYREFERMRFQS; translated from the coding sequence CTGTGGCTTACAAAGGTCCGGGACAGAAACGCAGTTTCCCCCACGAGGCTTGAGTTCCTCCTCCAGACGATGGTTGACTTCATGAGAAAGACCGACGACCCGAAGGTAATCTTTCTTGACGGGGTCGGATACCTCATCCTAGAAAACGGCTTCGTACCGGTCTTCAGGTTCCTGACGACGCTCAAGGACTACACAGCCCTCTACAACACCGTCGTCATAGTACCGCTGAGGGAGGACGGACTTGACGAGAAGACCGTGAACCTGATGTACCGCGAGTTCGAGAGGATGAGGTTCCAGTCTTAG
- the endA gene encoding tRNA-intron lyase, translating to MKEPIIFHLSGDRVFSEREKAINQFYNKRYFGEVVNGKLFLSLIEAAYLMEKGRIRVFDGEKELSFRELVELGRKRDEQFDIKLLVYTDLRDRGYTVKSALKFGSHFRVYRRGMDEHSQWLIWVVPENLRFSPNDITARVRVAHGVRKNMVMAVVDEDNDVVYYKIEWVKF from the coding sequence TTGAAGGAGCCGATAATCTTCCATCTCAGCGGGGACAGGGTCTTCAGCGAGCGTGAAAAGGCGATAAACCAGTTCTACAACAAGCGCTACTTCGGCGAGGTTGTGAACGGGAAGCTCTTTCTCTCGCTCATAGAGGCGGCTTATCTTATGGAGAAGGGCAGAATAAGGGTCTTCGACGGCGAAAAAGAGCTCTCTTTCAGGGAGCTGGTCGAACTCGGAAGGAAAAGGGACGAGCAGTTCGACATAAAGCTCCTGGTTTACACCGACCTGCGCGACAGGGGGTACACGGTGAAGTCCGCCCTCAAGTTCGGCTCCCACTTCCGCGTTTACAGGCGCGGGATGGACGAGCACTCCCAGTGGCTCATCTGGGTGGTTCCGGAGAACCTCCGCTTTAGCCCCAATGATATAACGGCGCGCGTGAGGGTTGCCCACGGCGTCAGGAAGAACATGGTGATGGCCGTCGTTGACGAGGACAACGACGTGGTGTACTATAAAATAGAATGGGTGAAGTTCTAA
- the rimI gene encoding ribosomal protein S18-alanine N-acetyltransferase, with product MSVSVREAGGRIPLAMVVIRPAKLFDIPDVVRIERLSFREEYPRGVFLVFLENNPDTFLVAEYRGRVIGYVMAYLRPDLEGHIMSIAVDPQYRGSGIGSALLSEAIERLIKKGARYIGLEVRVSNERAIKLYERFGFKRIKRIIGYYADGEDAYYMLLPAEEWGGRN from the coding sequence ATGAGCGTGTCCGTTAGGGAAGCCGGTGGGAGGATTCCCCTGGCGATGGTCGTCATAAGGCCGGCGAAGCTGTTCGACATACCCGACGTCGTAAGGATAGAACGGCTCTCATTCCGCGAGGAATATCCGAGGGGGGTTTTTCTCGTTTTTCTTGAGAACAATCCGGACACGTTTCTGGTTGCCGAGTACAGGGGGAGGGTCATCGGCTACGTGATGGCCTATCTGAGGCCCGACCTGGAGGGGCATATAATGAGCATAGCCGTCGACCCCCAGTACCGGGGCAGCGGCATTGGTTCGGCCCTGCTTAGTGAGGCCATCGAAAGGCTCATAAAGAAGGGCGCCCGCTACATAGGCCTGGAGGTTCGCGTGAGCAACGAAAGGGCCATAAAGCTCTACGAGCGCTTTGGTTTCAAGCGCATCAAGCGCATAATCGGCTACTACGCCGACGGGGAGGATGCCTATTACATGCTTCTACCTGCTGAGGAATGGGGTGGGAGGAATTGA